From the genome of Papaver somniferum cultivar HN1 chromosome 2, ASM357369v1, whole genome shotgun sequence, one region includes:
- the LOC113350388 gene encoding germin-like protein subfamily 1 member 17: MKNMISYLFLSEVLVFLALFSSLAVASDPGPVQDFCVALANANDGVFVNGLFCKDPNLATANDFFLSGLNIPGYTDNQLGSNVTQANVAQIPGLNTLGISMARIDFAPYGLNAPHTHPRATEILVVMEGTLYVGFVTSNIGNVNKLFTKVLNKGDVFVFPVGLIHFQFNVGRTNAVAFAALSSQNPGTITIGKAVFGSTPPINDDVLAKAFRIDNRLVDIIQSRFQMPGY, translated from the exons ATGAAAAACATGATTAGTTATCTCTTTCTTAGCGAAGTTCTTGTGTTCTTggctttgttttcttctttagcGGTGGCTTCTGATCCTGGTCCAGTCCAAGACTTCTGCGTTGCTCTTGCTAACGCTAATGATGGGG TTTTCGTCAATGGTTTGTTTTGCAAAGATCCCAACCTTGCTACAGCGAACGATTTCTTCCTCTCGGGATTAAATATTCCAGGGTATACAGATAATCAACTGGGGTCGAATGTAACACAAGCTAATGTAGCCCAAATCCCTGGACTTAACACCCTCGGAATTTCCATGGCTCGTATAGATTTTGCTCCATACGGTCTGAACGCACCACACACACACCCAAGAGCCACGGAGATCTTGGTAGTGATGGAAGGCACACTATATGTTGGATTTGTGACATCAAACATTGGAAATGTGAACAAACTCTTTACTAAGGTCCTTAACAAAGGTGATGTTTTTGTATTTCCCGTTGGCCTTATACACTTCCAATTCAACGTGGGGAGGACAAATGCGGTGGCATTTGCAGCTCTTAGCAGCCAAAACCCCGGTACTATCACAATCGGTAAAGCTGTTTTCGGATCAACACCCCCTATCAACGATGATGTTCTTGCCAAAGCGTTTCGAATTGACAATAGATTGGTTGATATTATCCAGTCGCGATTTCAGATGCCTGGTTATTAA